A genomic stretch from Vanrija pseudolonga chromosome 6, complete sequence includes:
- the ATG26_2 gene encoding Sterol 3-beta-glucosyltransferase, which translates to MTDSNRSTSTPPFATTSVDLSYQASEVIIDSAPEPSTYVEGARGITTALDSLSISAQGDNVTATPNIDKSVDESRGSRQSAIPRVSFDEMSPFMTEPEGNDSKSSQSGGPPAFPSPPRADQEVRRPPQRSSTLPGATKAPQLESSRPALGRSQSSNDTAVGTMGVGSIPIGTSAIVSAITALPWEASEEESSGEESDPQPPAHRLSKTVLFKPRAKKPAAPRLHSSLHTIKTMHGGVGEEEDDNNDKDHVTPVDTKSKSHHHFHHHLTFPFKDNVIARRARAPGHSELVAQGVETASIKSPDTEEPDRPPRRVESSSTITIGNVSGSGDGQGRVAEDALSVEEDPSDSQPLAKRLQDVFGLDDQEEVIAEMSCWLLRSVMLKGYMFLTRTRICFFANMPHEDTVVLKSGPLYKKHHRTKLSPKFWVVLRDNVLSWYDNSNDPYFPRGNVPLQYASSCEALDSTRFKLRTSERNYTFTADSEANATEWVRVIQKAIFKVQHEGESVKIVIPLEAVVDIERNPTLEFAETIEVKVVDPEDAMSMDSYFFASFPDNDFAYNVLHQALEERPISNLPPASSVQEAEEKEKTTQATTGGYGLPSIGTVLRPLLSRPGVSETRTPIVAPHQPTLPQSYTDDSLAYHGGGETEGSDDEEDDSEGVKGYPPKQVGKPPPGMSTPPPSGWPTDWIKNPAAKLFGSSPGRSGSPKHWPRGKGARRPRAQISSVTEVLGPSAVTTDEESEADLAPRKARLSFASVPDKPTKAVIDDNVIAKFRRTFGVPESDQLLDHFTGYLYRLIPVRGRFYISENYFCFRSYQKIYKTTMIVPIRDMFGVKPQNAFRFAHHGLILIVKGHEEVFIEFSSSDRRSECMRLLEERIEAIRLDTDVIEDKTIEGEEVLAEDEGALKPAVSLENSSVISNSTSMSSAMFGSTASTFLDFKPEPMTIVCLTIGSRGDVQPYIALCKGLMAEGHTTIIATHGEYQKWVEGHGIGFRSVGGDPAELMAMCVEKGMFTVGFLKEGLQKFRGWLDDLLQSSWEACQSADLLIESPSAMAGIHVAEALQIPYYRAFTMPWTRTRAYPQAFAVPEQQRGGSYNYMTYVMFDQIFWHAISGQINRWRKHTLGLDATGLDKLEQTKVPFLYNFSPTVVPPPLDATEWIHTTGYWFLDHYDGAKQNNWTPPEDLVAFIEGAHAKGKKVVYIGFGSIVVTDPDEMTRCVVDAVVDSGVCAVLSKGWSDRGHKHQSAKAKAEIIEYPDVIYPVDSIDHSWLFPRIDAACHHGGAGTTGASLRAGIPTIIKPFFGDQYFWAERVESLGVGTSIRKLTKETLADALLQATTSEKEIARAKSVGERIRKESGVQRAIEALYRDLEYAKALIKPLPSSEPRRTISLPVRVRTSSTPKSGAQTPFSTDSTGGEHSTGHSRANSHGSIFGGLKRHTSNKHARAVSADREGNSDESWSVVSDTGVGDSQVSSPAQASKVLSEGSWAAESEEVPRAGLLGGLVGHLLPGKRTPDRSQAATPEPPRPVASGTAA; encoded by the exons ATGACCGATTCAAACCGTTCTACGTCGACCCCTCCGTTTGCCACCACAAGTGTCGACTTGTCCTACCAGGCTTCTGAGGTCATTATCGATTCCGCCCCTGAACCCAGCACCTACGTCGAGGGCGCAAGGGGTATCACCACTGCATTGGACTCGCTCTCCATTAGCGCCCAAGGTGACAACGTCACCGCAACGCCGAACATTGATAAGTCGGTCGACGAGTCGCGGGGAAGTCGTCAGTCGGCCATCCCCCGTGTCTCTTTTGACGAAATGTCGCCGTTCATGACCGAGCCCGAAGGCAATGATAGCAAGAGCAGTCAATCCGGAGGCCCTCCCGCCTTCCCGTCGCCACCCCGCGCCGATCAGGAGGTTCGGCGGCCACCGCAGCGTTCCTCGACATTGCCTGGTGCCACGAAGGCCCCTCAGCTCGAGTCATCTCGACCTGCACTTGGCCGTTCGCAGTCCAGCAACGATACTGCAGTAGGGACAATGGGTGTGGGATCC ATCCCCATCGGTACATCAGCGATTGTCTCGGCGATTACGGCGTTGCCGTGGGAGGCTTCAGAGGAAGAGTCGTCGGGAGAGGAGAGCGATCCTCAGCCACCTGCCCATCGGCTGTCGAAGACTGTGCTGTTCAAGCCGCGGGCCAAGAAGCCTGCTG CTCCTCGACTGCACTCTTCTCTCCACACCATTAAAACCATGCACGGTGGTGTTggagaagaggaagacgacaACAATGACAAAGATCATGTGACCCCGGTTGACACCAAGTCAAAATCGCACCACCACTTCCACCACCATCTCACGTTCCCGTTCAAGGACAACGTTAttgctcgtcgagcgcgggcgccgGGTCACTCGGAACTCGTGGCTCAGGGTGTAGAGACTGCATCTATCAAGTCGCCAGACACCGAGGAACCGGATAGAccgccccgccgcgtcgagtCGTCATCGACCATCACGATTGGAAACGTCTCTGGCAGCGGTGACGGTCAGGGCCGTGTGGCGGAAGACGCACTCAGCGTGGAGGAGGATCCTTCAGACAGCCAACCTCTAGCGAAGCGGCTACAAGATGTGTTTGGGCTCGATGATCAGGAGGAAGTGATTGCCGAAATGAGCTGCTGGCTCTTGCGGAGCGTCA TGTTGAAGGGATACATGTTCCTGACCAGAACGCGCATTTGCTTCTTCGCGAATATGCCGCATGAAGAC ACTGTCGTGCTCAAGAGTGGCCCGTTGTACAAGAAGCACCACCGGACGAAGCTCAGTCCAAAGTTTTGGGTTGTGCTACGCGACAATGTCCTTTCGTGGTATGACAACTCGAACGACCCATACTTCCCTCGGGGCAACGTACCTCTGCAGTATgcctcgagctgcgaggCACTGGATAGCACGCGGTTCAAGCTGCGCACCTCGGAGCGCAATTACACATTCACGGCCGACTCTGAAGCCAACGCTACGGAGTGGGTCCGTGTCATCCAAAAGGCGATCTTCAAGGTCCAGCACGAGGGGGAGAGCGTgaag ATTGTGATTCCTCTCgaagccgtcgtcgacattgaACGGAACCCCACTCTGGAGTTTGCCGAGACTATCGAGGTCAAGGTGGTCGACCCTGAGGATGCCATGTCCATGGACAGCTACTTCTTTGCCTCATTCCCCGACAATGACTTTGCATACAACGTGCTGCATCAAGCACTCGAAGAGCGGCCGATTTCGAACCTTCCTCCTGCGTCTTCGGTCCAGGAGGctgaggagaaggagaagaccACCCAAGCCACCACTGGCGGTTATGGTCTGCCTAGCATTGGGACCGTCCTTCGGCCACTCCTCAGTCGACCTGGTGTCTCGGAGACGCGCACCCCTATTGTGGCCCCCCACCAGCCTACTCTGCCACAGTCGTACACAGATGACTCCCTGGCATACCACGGCGGTGGTGAGACGGAAGGATCTGATGACGAAGAAGATGATTCCGAAGGCGTCAAGGGCTACCCCCCGAAGCAAGTGGGGAAGCCGCCTCCAGGAATGAGCACGCCCCCACCTTCTGGCTGGCCCACGGACTGGATCAAGAACCCTGCGGCAAAGCTGTTCGGGTCGTCGCCTGGGCGATCTGGATCGCCGAAGCATTGGCCCAGAGGCAAGGgcgctcgacgtcctcgagcccaGATCTCGTCTGTTACCGAAGTACTGGGGCCGTCCGCTGTCACGACCGATGAAGAAAGCGAGGCGGACCTCGCACCCAGGAAGGCTCGGCTCTCGTTTGCGTCGGTACCTGACAAGCCCACGAAGGCAGTTATCGATGACAACGTAATCGCCAAGTTCCGCAGAACCTTCGGCGTTCCCGAAAGTGACCAGCTTCTGGACCACTTCACAGGCTACCTGTACCGCCTCATTCCTGTTAGGGGTCGATTCTACATCTCGGAGAACTACTTCTGTTTCAGATCGTATCAGAAGATCTACAAGACAACC ATGATCGTACCGATTCGCGACATGTTTGGCGTCAAGCCACAAAACGCGTTCCGCTTTGCTCATCATGGCCTCATCTTGATCGTCAAGGGCCATGAGGAAGTCTTTATCGAGTTCTCGTCCTCCGACCGTCGCAGCGAGTGCATGAGACTCTTGGAGGAACGAATCGAAGCCATCCGCCTTGACACGGACGTGATTGAGGACAAGACTatcgagggggaggaggttCTTGCAGAAGATGAAGGGGCTCTGAAGCCTGCGGTGTCACTGGAGAACAGCAGTGTGATATCAAACAGCACATCGATGTCGTCCGCAATGTTCGGGTCGACCGCCAGCACCTTCTTGGACTTCAAGCCCGAACCAATGACTATCGTGTGCCTGACAATTGGCAGTCGCGGAGATGTGCAGCCGTACATTGCGCTCTGTAAGGGCTTAATGGCTGAAGGTCACACCACGATCATCGCCACCCATGGCGAGTACCAGAAATGGGTTGAGGGG CACGGCATCGGGTTCCgaagcgtcggcggcgaccccgCTGAGCTGATGGCAATGTGTGTTGAGAAGGGAATGTTCACTGTTGGATTCCTCAAGGAAGGCCTGCAAAAG TTCCGCGGTTGGCTTGACGACCTCCTCCAGTCCTCATGGGAGGCATGTCAATCGGCCGATCTTCTCATCGAGTCGCCCAGTGCAATGGCTGGCATTCATGTAGCAGAGGCTCTCCAAATTCCCTACTACCGTGCTTTCACG ATGCCTTGGACGCGCACTCGAGCCTACCCGCAGGCATTCGCCGTCCCTGAGCAACAGCGAGGTGGAAGCTACAACTACATGACATACGTCATGTTCGACCAGATCTTCTGGCATGCCATTTCGGGCCAGATCAACCGATGGAGGAAGCACACTCTCGGCCTGGATGCCACTGGGCTTGACAAGCTGGAGCAGACCAAAGTGCCATTCCTCTACAACTTCTCACCGACGGTCGTGCCACCACCTCTGGACGCAACCGAATGGATCCACACGACCGGATACTGGTTCCTTGACCATTATGACGGAGCGAAGCAGAACAATTGGACACCTCCAGAGGACTTGGTGGCCTTCATTGAAGGAGCCCACGCCAAGGGAAAGAAGGTGGTCTACAT TGGCTTTGGATCCATTGTTGTCACTGATCCCGATGAGATGACACGCTGCGTTGTGGATGCCGTAGTGGACTCTGGTGTTTGTGCCGTCCTTTCCAAGGGCTGGTCAGACCGAGGCCACAAGCATCAGAGCGCCAAGGCGAAGGCTGAGATCATTGAGTACCCCGACGTCATCTA CCCCGTCGACTCCATTGACCACTCGTGGCTATTCCCCCGCATCGATGCCGCCTGCCACCACGGTGGTGCTGGAACTACCGGCGCGAGCCTCCGCGCCGGTATTCCCACGATCATCAAGCCGTTCTTCGGTGACCAGTACTTCTGGGCCGAGCGAGTGGAGAGCCTCGGTGTTGGCACGTCTATTCGCAAGCTCACCAAGGAGACACTGGCAGATGCTCTGTTGCAGGCTACCACCAGCGAGAAGGAGATTGCGCGCGCAAAGTCTGTCGGCGAGCGAATCCGCAAGGAGAGTGGTGTTCAAAGAGCCATCGAGGCACTCTACCGCGATCTCGAGTACGCCAAAGCGCTCATCAAACCGTTACCAAGCTCTGAGCCCCGACGCACCATCTCGCTTCCAGTGCGCGTCCGCACGTCGTCCACTCCTAAGAGTGGAGCCCAAACCCCATTCAGCACCGACAGCACTGGGGGCGAGCACAGCACTGGGCACAGCCGCGCCAACAGCCATGGCAGCATCTTCGGGGGCCTGAAGCGCCATACATCCAACAAGCACGCCAGAGCCGTATCGGCAGACCGCGAGGGCAACTCTGATGAGAGCTGGTCTGTGGTGTCCGAcactggcgtcggcgacagtcAAGTGTCGTCGCCTGCCCAGGCCTCCAAGGTCTTGAGCGAAGGTAGCTGGGCCGCCGAGTCTGAGGAGGTACCTCGTGCTGGGCTCTTGGGTGGACTTGTCGGCCACCTTCTGCCTGGCAAGCGGACGCCCGACCGGTCGCAAGCAGCCACCCCGGAACCTCCACGCCCAGTGGCCTCCGGCACGGCAGCGTAG
- the ATG26_2 gene encoding Sterol 3-beta-glucosyltransferase, with translation MTDSNRSTSTPPFATTSVDLSYQASEVIIDSAPEPSTYVEGARGITTALDSLSISAQGDNVTATPNIDKSVDESRGSRQSAIPRVSFDEMSPFMTEPEGNDSKSSQSGGPPAFPSPPRADQEVRRPPQRSSTLPGATKAPQLESSRPALGRSQSSNDTAVGTMGVGSIPIGTSAIVSAITALPWEASEEESSGEESDPQPPAHRLSKTVLFKPRAKKPAAPRLHSSLHTIKTMHGGVGEEEDDNNDKDHVTPVDTKSKSHHHFHHHLTFPFKDNVIARRARAPGHSELVAQGVETASIKSPDTEEPDRPPRRVESSSTITIGNVSGSGDGQGRVAEDALSVEEDPSDSQPLAKRLQDVFGLDDQEEVIAEMSCWLLRSVMLKGYMFLTRTRICFFANMPHEDTVVLKSGPLYKKHHRTKLSPKFWVVLRDNVLSWYDNSNDPYFPRGNVPLQYASSCEALDSTRFKLRTSERNYTFTADSEANATEWVRVIQKAIFKVQHEGESVKIVIPLEAVVDIERNPTLEFAETIEVKVVDPEDAMSMDSYFFASFPDNDFAYNVLHQALEERPISNLPPASSVQEAEEKEKTTQATTGGYGLPSIGTVLRPLLSRPGVSETRTPIVAPHQPTLPQSYTDDSLAYHGGGETEGSDDEEDDSEGVKGYPPKQAVIDDNVIAKFRRTFGVPESDQLLDHFTGYLYRLIPVRGRFYISENYFCFRSYQKIYKTTMIVPIRDMFGVKPQNAFRFAHHGLILIVKGHEEVFIEFSSSDRRSECMRLLEERIEAIRLDTDVIEDKTIEGEEVLAEDEGALKPAVSLENSSVISNSTSMSSAMFGSTASTFLDFKPEPMTIVCLTIGSRGDVQPYIALCKGLMAEGHTTIIATHGEYQKWVEGHGIGFRSVGGDPAELMAMCVEKGMFTVGFLKEGLQKFRGWLDDLLQSSWEACQSADLLIESPSAMAGIHVAEALQIPYYRAFTMPWTRTRAYPQAFAVPEQQRGGSYNYMTYVMFDQIFWHAISGQINRWRKHTLGLDATGLDKLEQTKVPFLYNFSPTVVPPPLDATEWIHTTGYWFLDHYDGAKQNNWTPPEDLVAFIEGAHAKGKKVVYIGFGSIVVTDPDEMTRCVVDAVVDSGVCAVLSKGWSDRGHKHQSAKAKAEIIEYPDVIYPVDSIDHSWLFPRIDAACHHGGAGTTGASLRAGIPTIIKPFFGDQYFWAERVESLGVGTSIRKLTKETLADALLQATTSEKEIARAKSVGERIRKESGVQRAIEALYRDLEYAKALIKPLPSSEPRRTISLPVRVRTSSTPKSGAQTPFSTDSTGGEHSTGHSRANSHGSIFGGLKRHTSNKHARAVSADREGNSDESWSVVSDTGVGDSQVSSPAQASKVLSEGSWAAESEEVPRAGLLGGLVGHLLPGKRTPDRSQAATPEPPRPVASGTAA, from the exons ATGACCGATTCAAACCGTTCTACGTCGACCCCTCCGTTTGCCACCACAAGTGTCGACTTGTCCTACCAGGCTTCTGAGGTCATTATCGATTCCGCCCCTGAACCCAGCACCTACGTCGAGGGCGCAAGGGGTATCACCACTGCATTGGACTCGCTCTCCATTAGCGCCCAAGGTGACAACGTCACCGCAACGCCGAACATTGATAAGTCGGTCGACGAGTCGCGGGGAAGTCGTCAGTCGGCCATCCCCCGTGTCTCTTTTGACGAAATGTCGCCGTTCATGACCGAGCCCGAAGGCAATGATAGCAAGAGCAGTCAATCCGGAGGCCCTCCCGCCTTCCCGTCGCCACCCCGCGCCGATCAGGAGGTTCGGCGGCCACCGCAGCGTTCCTCGACATTGCCTGGTGCCACGAAGGCCCCTCAGCTCGAGTCATCTCGACCTGCACTTGGCCGTTCGCAGTCCAGCAACGATACTGCAGTAGGGACAATGGGTGTGGGATCC ATCCCCATCGGTACATCAGCGATTGTCTCGGCGATTACGGCGTTGCCGTGGGAGGCTTCAGAGGAAGAGTCGTCGGGAGAGGAGAGCGATCCTCAGCCACCTGCCCATCGGCTGTCGAAGACTGTGCTGTTCAAGCCGCGGGCCAAGAAGCCTGCTG CTCCTCGACTGCACTCTTCTCTCCACACCATTAAAACCATGCACGGTGGTGTTggagaagaggaagacgacaACAATGACAAAGATCATGTGACCCCGGTTGACACCAAGTCAAAATCGCACCACCACTTCCACCACCATCTCACGTTCCCGTTCAAGGACAACGTTAttgctcgtcgagcgcgggcgccgGGTCACTCGGAACTCGTGGCTCAGGGTGTAGAGACTGCATCTATCAAGTCGCCAGACACCGAGGAACCGGATAGAccgccccgccgcgtcgagtCGTCATCGACCATCACGATTGGAAACGTCTCTGGCAGCGGTGACGGTCAGGGCCGTGTGGCGGAAGACGCACTCAGCGTGGAGGAGGATCCTTCAGACAGCCAACCTCTAGCGAAGCGGCTACAAGATGTGTTTGGGCTCGATGATCAGGAGGAAGTGATTGCCGAAATGAGCTGCTGGCTCTTGCGGAGCGTCA TGTTGAAGGGATACATGTTCCTGACCAGAACGCGCATTTGCTTCTTCGCGAATATGCCGCATGAAGAC ACTGTCGTGCTCAAGAGTGGCCCGTTGTACAAGAAGCACCACCGGACGAAGCTCAGTCCAAAGTTTTGGGTTGTGCTACGCGACAATGTCCTTTCGTGGTATGACAACTCGAACGACCCATACTTCCCTCGGGGCAACGTACCTCTGCAGTATgcctcgagctgcgaggCACTGGATAGCACGCGGTTCAAGCTGCGCACCTCGGAGCGCAATTACACATTCACGGCCGACTCTGAAGCCAACGCTACGGAGTGGGTCCGTGTCATCCAAAAGGCGATCTTCAAGGTCCAGCACGAGGGGGAGAGCGTgaag ATTGTGATTCCTCTCgaagccgtcgtcgacattgaACGGAACCCCACTCTGGAGTTTGCCGAGACTATCGAGGTCAAGGTGGTCGACCCTGAGGATGCCATGTCCATGGACAGCTACTTCTTTGCCTCATTCCCCGACAATGACTTTGCATACAACGTGCTGCATCAAGCACTCGAAGAGCGGCCGATTTCGAACCTTCCTCCTGCGTCTTCGGTCCAGGAGGctgaggagaaggagaagaccACCCAAGCCACCACTGGCGGTTATGGTCTGCCTAGCATTGGGACCGTCCTTCGGCCACTCCTCAGTCGACCTGGTGTCTCGGAGACGCGCACCCCTATTGTGGCCCCCCACCAGCCTACTCTGCCACAGTCGTACACAGATGACTCCCTGGCATACCACGGCGGTGGTGAGACGGAAGGATCTGATGACGAAGAAGATGATTCCGAAGGCGTCAAGGGCTACCCCCCGAAGCAA GCAGTTATCGATGACAACGTAATCGCCAAGTTCCGCAGAACCTTCGGCGTTCCCGAAAGTGACCAGCTTCTGGACCACTTCACAGGCTACCTGTACCGCCTCATTCCTGTTAGGGGTCGATTCTACATCTCGGAGAACTACTTCTGTTTCAGATCGTATCAGAAGATCTACAAGACAACC ATGATCGTACCGATTCGCGACATGTTTGGCGTCAAGCCACAAAACGCGTTCCGCTTTGCTCATCATGGCCTCATCTTGATCGTCAAGGGCCATGAGGAAGTCTTTATCGAGTTCTCGTCCTCCGACCGTCGCAGCGAGTGCATGAGACTCTTGGAGGAACGAATCGAAGCCATCCGCCTTGACACGGACGTGATTGAGGACAAGACTatcgagggggaggaggttCTTGCAGAAGATGAAGGGGCTCTGAAGCCTGCGGTGTCACTGGAGAACAGCAGTGTGATATCAAACAGCACATCGATGTCGTCCGCAATGTTCGGGTCGACCGCCAGCACCTTCTTGGACTTCAAGCCCGAACCAATGACTATCGTGTGCCTGACAATTGGCAGTCGCGGAGATGTGCAGCCGTACATTGCGCTCTGTAAGGGCTTAATGGCTGAAGGTCACACCACGATCATCGCCACCCATGGCGAGTACCAGAAATGGGTTGAGGGG CACGGCATCGGGTTCCgaagcgtcggcggcgaccccgCTGAGCTGATGGCAATGTGTGTTGAGAAGGGAATGTTCACTGTTGGATTCCTCAAGGAAGGCCTGCAAAAG TTCCGCGGTTGGCTTGACGACCTCCTCCAGTCCTCATGGGAGGCATGTCAATCGGCCGATCTTCTCATCGAGTCGCCCAGTGCAATGGCTGGCATTCATGTAGCAGAGGCTCTCCAAATTCCCTACTACCGTGCTTTCACG ATGCCTTGGACGCGCACTCGAGCCTACCCGCAGGCATTCGCCGTCCCTGAGCAACAGCGAGGTGGAAGCTACAACTACATGACATACGTCATGTTCGACCAGATCTTCTGGCATGCCATTTCGGGCCAGATCAACCGATGGAGGAAGCACACTCTCGGCCTGGATGCCACTGGGCTTGACAAGCTGGAGCAGACCAAAGTGCCATTCCTCTACAACTTCTCACCGACGGTCGTGCCACCACCTCTGGACGCAACCGAATGGATCCACACGACCGGATACTGGTTCCTTGACCATTATGACGGAGCGAAGCAGAACAATTGGACACCTCCAGAGGACTTGGTGGCCTTCATTGAAGGAGCCCACGCCAAGGGAAAGAAGGTGGTCTACAT TGGCTTTGGATCCATTGTTGTCACTGATCCCGATGAGATGACACGCTGCGTTGTGGATGCCGTAGTGGACTCTGGTGTTTGTGCCGTCCTTTCCAAGGGCTGGTCAGACCGAGGCCACAAGCATCAGAGCGCCAAGGCGAAGGCTGAGATCATTGAGTACCCCGACGTCATCTA CCCCGTCGACTCCATTGACCACTCGTGGCTATTCCCCCGCATCGATGCCGCCTGCCACCACGGTGGTGCTGGAACTACCGGCGCGAGCCTCCGCGCCGGTATTCCCACGATCATCAAGCCGTTCTTCGGTGACCAGTACTTCTGGGCCGAGCGAGTGGAGAGCCTCGGTGTTGGCACGTCTATTCGCAAGCTCACCAAGGAGACACTGGCAGATGCTCTGTTGCAGGCTACCACCAGCGAGAAGGAGATTGCGCGCGCAAAGTCTGTCGGCGAGCGAATCCGCAAGGAGAGTGGTGTTCAAAGAGCCATCGAGGCACTCTACCGCGATCTCGAGTACGCCAAAGCGCTCATCAAACCGTTACCAAGCTCTGAGCCCCGACGCACCATCTCGCTTCCAGTGCGCGTCCGCACGTCGTCCACTCCTAAGAGTGGAGCCCAAACCCCATTCAGCACCGACAGCACTGGGGGCGAGCACAGCACTGGGCACAGCCGCGCCAACAGCCATGGCAGCATCTTCGGGGGCCTGAAGCGCCATACATCCAACAAGCACGCCAGAGCCGTATCGGCAGACCGCGAGGGCAACTCTGATGAGAGCTGGTCTGTGGTGTCCGAcactggcgtcggcgacagtcAAGTGTCGTCGCCTGCCCAGGCCTCCAAGGTCTTGAGCGAAGGTAGCTGGGCCGCCGAGTCTGAGGAGGTACCTCGTGCTGGGCTCTTGGGTGGACTTGTCGGCCACCTTCTGCCTGGCAAGCGGACGCCCGACCGGTCGCAAGCAGCCACCCCGGAACCTCCACGCCCAGTGGCCTCCGGCACGGCAGCGTAG